The sequence below is a genomic window from Thalassoroseus pseudoceratinae.
CGCGAGCGTGATCATTGTTCCGCTCAGCAGGGACAGCGTGGAGCGTGCGGAGTCGGCACTGGTCACCAACCATTCCCAGTATTCGGTTCCGCTCGTGGCAAGTGATGAATCCAGTTCACACAATGTGAACGCCATCGCTCCCGTAGCGAACATCATTGCGGTTGGAACAAACCAAAAGCTACCGCGAAGCTGCTCCCAAACCCGTAGTAACCACAACCGCATGTGAATCCGCCTCGAATGCTGGATCAAAGAATTTCAACCAGCATAGCGAATTGGGGCAATTTTACAGAGGGTCACTGATTCTGCGGCGACCAGATTCCGAGTCCACACCAGAAGCATCCCGACCGGTTTCGCGTCTTTCGTGACCGTGGTGGACGTGAAACGCATTTGCTTTCCGGCCACCACAAGACACACCCCGCGACGATCAAATGAAAACGGCTCTAGAAATCGATCCGGGCCCGAACCCCGAGGGCTTCGTAATCACCTTCCGTGAAGACTTGATCGTCAACTTCGACCATCCGTTCGCTGATGTTGCCCCAGATATAGTTGGCTTGCAGGTTCGCGTTGGCATTCCAGTACCACACCATTCCCAACGTGATCGACTCACCCACACCGCCGAAGATGTCTTCGTCGGTCAGATCGGCATAGGAGTATCGAGCAGCCACCTGCCATGCCCCCCAACCACTTTTCCCTTCGCCACAGTTACCACTCAACTGGTCGGCCAGGTAGAAGTTCTCGAACGGTTTGATTCGGCCGAGCATCCCGGTCTTCCGTTCCCACGGCATGTGTTCGCCGGTGAGGAAATACGACGCGTACACGTAGCCACCATGAAGAAACACATCCTCGTCGATCCCCGGAGGCAGGATAATATCGGTCCGACTCACGGTGTTGAACTGATACTCACCGACAATCTGCAGCGGACCAAAGTTGACGACATGCTCCAGGGCGAGCAAGCGATACCAGTCCGCTCCGGCGATGGCTTCGGTGTCGAGCCAACGACTCACGGTTCGGGCTTCCGGTCGATGGCGGAAACGAGCTTCGTTGGCAGCTTGAACAGGGTTGGGATCGCCATCGGGTTCGGCGATCGTTCCGGCAATCGCAGCATGGGCATAATATCGCCCGTCGGTTTCCTCATCCCACCAATATGTGGAAGCGAACCGTCCCGCCACCTGACCTTGCAGGTGATCGCTGATGTATTGGCCTTCGTCCTGAATCAAACGTTGATTGAACACCCCGAATCGCCAGTTGAAGACTTCATCATCCGAAACACCATACGACTCGATTCCCAGACGACGAGCGTCGATGTTGAAGGCTTCGATGATGAAGGGCCGTTCGATGAAAACATTGTACCGGCTACTATTAATGTGATCGAGACCGTACGGGCGTTTCTGGTTCCCGATCAAAAGTGTTTGGAAAATCGGCAAATCCTCGAAGCCGATCCACACATCACGAAATTCCACGTCGTTCCCACTGGCGAACTCCATTTCGATCCGGTAGTTCATCTGATCTTCGACCTTCCCACGCACACCAAACCGGATGCGGCGGAAGCCCAGACGATTCTGCGGGGTGAATTCCGGATCACCGTATTCAAAGACATTGACACCGGGGGAATCGCCGGGGTAGCCCCAACCATCGATGTGCACCCGGCCGGCCACCTTCATCGTCGATGTACTCGTGCCAGACAGGACAAACCCGTCCACATCGCTGTTCAACGACTTGATGATTCCCTCATGCTCATCCAAGCGATCGGACAAATCGTCTAACTGCTCGGAGAAGCTCGATTGATCCTCGTCTTCATCGTCATCCGATTGCTCGGTGATCGGTTCCAAGCCGGGAATCGCATCCGGTTCGAGTTCCGTCCCCACGGTACCACTCGGGGCAGGGGGCGCGTTCTGCAAGAAATTGACCGGATACTGGGGTGTCAGGTCGACATTGGCCGTGCCAGTCAACCCGCCATCTCCGTTGGGACCAGAGAGTTGGTCAGGCCGACTCTCCAGTTCTTGGATGCGTTGTTCCGCATTTTCCAGACGTTGTAGCAACTCCTGGACGTCCAGGCCCATTGTCGGCGGAGTCGTTTCCTGCGCAACCGCCAGCGAGCCTGACCCAAGCCCTAACAACAGAATCAAAGCGATCACAGCGTGATAGCTTGAAACCGGCAAAGAAATCTGCCTCATAAATTTGGTTCCCAGCTCCGGACCATCCCGATTTTTCCTCAAAGGCCTAACAACCTGCACAACTCGTACAAGCAGTTATATTTACCCTATCGGCCAAGTAGCCCGCCTTGTTGAAACCTAATCAAATCTTAACATTTTACTGTTAATTAAAACGCAAGTTTGTACACTTCCACGATCGACATGCGATATCGTGGTTCGTCTTCTCACTGATCTCAGGGCGAGCCCATCAACTCTGTCGGACCACCGTCGGATCGGGGCACGATACAGAACGCCACATCGATACATACCGAGTTCTTGATTTCCATGCGGGTGTCGCCCGAGAATTACGCAAGACACGCCCCAATCGGTCTGCGGCAAACTCGGTCCGTGCGGTACCCAACATGCGATTGAACTTATAACTTGTTGCGATACCTGGGCTTGTGTCGGGACGCCACTTTTTCATCGAAAGCTCTCGAGATTCGGTATGACGATTGCAAAACGGCCTCGCAACGTGAGCGCTAGTCATACCATGTGCCTGTCGTCCCGCGGTGTTGCTATTGGGGCAAGAAGTCACAATTGAGTGAACCACCTGGTCGACCGGCTGACGCAGTGAGGAAAATTTTTGATGGCCGAAGGCTATTTGATCGACATGGATGGAGTGATCTACCGAGGGAGTCAATTGATCCCTGGGGCAGACCGATTCATCAATCATCTGCTCGACAACGATATCCCATTCCTATTTCTGACAAACAACAGTCAGCGAACGCGAAGGGATGTCGCCAAGAAATTAGATCGGATGGGGATCACGGTTCCGGAATCGCACGTCTACACCTGTGCGATGGCGACCGCTCGATTCCTCGCCCAACAGAAACCGCATGGGACGGCGTATGTCATTGGGGAAGGGGGGTTGCTACAAGCATTACACCTCAACGGTTACGCGATCGTCGATCACGACCCCGACTATGTTGTGGTCGGTGAGGGTCGCTCGTTCAATTTTGAAATGCTTGAAACCGCAGTCAAAATGATCTCTCGCGGTGCCAAATTAATCGCGACGAACATGGATCCCAACTGCCCGACACAAGATGGACTCCGCCCGGGATGTGGTGCGATCGTGGCCACCTTGGAGGCCGCAACAGGGCGGAAGGCCTTTAGCGTGGGCAAACCAAGTCCCATCATGATGCGGGCCGCTCAAACCGAATTGGGTCTTGAGGCCCACGAAACCATCATGATCGGCGATACGATGGAAACGGATATTCTCGGCGGAATCCAAGTTGGATATCGCACTGTCCTCGTTCTCAGTGGTGGAACCGCGGAAGAGGACCTGGTCAACTTTACCTACCGACCGGATGAAATCATCGAATCGGTCAACGATTTGGTCGACAACGCACTCTGTGTGGTCTGAGAACGTCAGCCGACAACGTTGAGCATTGACGAGTTGCAGTTGCTTCGCGAGAACAACTGCAACTCGTTTCTTGATATCTGCGACCGGTAGCCCAATCAGTCGCAAACACTAGTTCGAGTACGTCAGCACTTGGCGAATGGGACGTTTGATGAGTTGATAGATCATCGAAAACAGAACCAGGGCAGCGACTCCTCCCACGACGACCGAAGACCACACCGGCCCGATTTTGTAGCCGATGGTGTTAAGGAGTTGCTTCATCCCGGACCGACGCCCGGTGGCTTCGTATTCCGGTTCGCAAATCGTGGTGAACCAAATCCCAAAACCGCCAATGACCGCGATAACGGCCAAGACGAACAACGGCGACTGCATGACCGACCACGCGTCCGCTTCTTCTTCGCTTTCGGTGCCGCCAAGATGTTCCTTGATTGCCTCGAAAATCAAAGCCTGTTCTTTTCCCTCAGGAACTTTGATTTTTTGTTGGCTCTGATCGTACAGAGACAACTGCCTCAGCTCTTCCGCATAGGTGGCCTTCGAAATCTCACCTGCGGGCAAATGCAATGCTTTGGGCTGCGATTGCAACAAATCCGCCGCCTCATTCGGTGAGCTTTCCGCAGCAACGACGATTTTCTGCCACTCTTTGTAGTCTTTCATCTTGCGTACCAACGTGATTCCCGCTGGTGAAACGTAAGCCATATGATACTTCTTGTCGTCGCCGATTCCTTCTTCCCAAGAAACGAATGTTCCAGACGTTGAGCGCATTGTGTCGGCCATTGAATTGAGTCTCCGATCGATAATGGAAGGGAGATTCACAATCTCACAACCCGCCGACACTTTCAACACTATTTTGAGATGCCAGCGGATCGAAGATGGGATTCACCAGATCAGGGGCAGAATTCACTGAATCATGCACGACTTGGTTGAATACCCAATGAATGCTCACCCCAGGAACAAATATACAGTTGAGACCGCACTCACTACTTCCATCCTGCGTGAGATGTCTATCGTGGTCCACCACTACCATCCTTCACATCACAGCCCCTATGTCTTCCAAAACCATGACTGATTCGGGACGGAATACTTGACACCCATTTCCGGAGTGGCGACCTTCGTTTGGCCCGCATGCAATGACTTCACGCCGGCAATGACCATTCCTGACGTGAGCAAAGTCCGTTCGATTGGGTAGCTTGTTCGCCCCTCAAGAACAAGATCTTCAATCTGACGAGTCAGCGGATTAAAAAAGTCTGCCGTCGTCGAACCACGGTTCGGCATGGGAAGATACATCTGACAGGAAAAGACTTTGTTTTGATCCTTGATATAACCCGCATAGGTAAAGTCGCGAATCTCCGGTGTCAGTAGAATCGTCGTCCGGAAACCATCGCGATGTTCAATGAGATAGCCGAGTGACTCCGGCTGATTTTTCTTAAACCACTCATAAGTCAACTTACCATTGGGGAAGCCACCTTCAACCGGCAAGTTATGACTACGAGCCAACGCAGATACTAGCAATTCCCGCGTTAACTTCCGATCGGACTGTTCAAGCATTTTCCAAAGGTTTTTGCCACGTACCGCATGTACGCTTTGAATCCCAACTTCACCGCCGCGACGTCGCTCAGACATACACTGTGCCGTCTCCAATGCATGAAAGTCGTAGCTATCGACAAGGCCATAAGCAATAGAAACACTCTCGGTTAGGTCGGCGTTCCATGGCATTTCCACAGCGGGGAACCGGCGAGTGACGGGCAACGACGATCCTGCAAGGAATGGGAAATCAAGCCGACGGCTATCGTCGACCATCTCGACACATTCCTCCCACGAAGTCGAAAGATGCTTGTCATTAAAGACAGGCACTGATCGCTGAGACTTCTCAAAGACCTTTACGATGTCCTTAAACCAGTCATAACGTGGGTAACGAGTTTGCTTGAGTTTTGTGAGCGGATAGTCACCGTGCTCACCGATCAACACAACGCCATCAACGGCGAGTGTCCCGGTCCCAAGCGTCAACGCATCTTCGACTGACGAAAACGACTTCAGTCCATACTTCTGAATCCGACTCTTGCCTAAGTCGTCACTTGGAAATTGATCAATATAGACACTCGCAATCTCAACACGAGGGTCCTGCCAACGCCCATCCCAGGTGTACCCCAACGACAATCGATCGAGAAAGTGTTGAGCATGGGAATGCTTCTTGACAACAGTTCCTAAGAATGCAATTCGTGGCTTCTTCTTTTCCGCAGCGAAAGCCGACCACATCGGCGTCATGCATCCACCAGCCACAGACATCAAAAAACGGCGACGGTTCATCAAGCAGTCCTCTTTCCCGAATCAAAATCTCAAGAAGTCGAGCGAGCGATCCCACCGACTAGCATAAACAGATTCTTATCGGAATACGACGCTACTCAACGGAATTGGATCAACCGGTTGGAAGTGGTTGCTCAATGGTCACCAACATTCAAACCAATGTGATGACACACGCAGGAATGTCGGTGAACGACTAGGCCACTCAGCCAGAACACCGGGACATAAATTCACGCACTCCTCGTCGATACTTTCGATTCGCTAGATGATCTTCAGAGTACGTGGAATGAGTCGACATACTCCCTTGCCGATGAACCTTGCCATTCTCAGCCCACGACGTTTGCGACGATCGCGATCTTTAGATATGGATCGAGCGAATCATCCGGTCCGACGAAACCGCTCACATCCGAACCACACTCTGAAATGGACCAAGCTCAAGAAGCCGTTCAGCAAGCCGAGTCGGATCATCAACAGTCGAACTAACGCATGCTGAAATTTCGGGTAGCTTTTCTGGACAGGGACTTGCAAGCGAGTACGCATTAGCAACCGCTAGACAAATCTAGATAGTGTCTAGCGTTTTCTGCATGGAACCAATAAAAAAGACCGCTTTCCAGACTGGATAGCTGGAGGCGGTCTGTTGTGTTCTAGTCTGGTCCAATAATCGAACATCATCGTCAACATGAGTCGACAACGATATTTCATCGATTCAGGCTATTCAAATATGGCCTCGTGGAGCGTCCCCCAGCATCAAGTGCCAAGTAGAGTCTTAGTTGCCATGCTAGAAACGGTTCCGATACTAGTTTGGCTTCAACTGCAATCGTGGTCCGTTGTTGGTATCGTGGGCATCGAGTGTACGGGATGCCAAGACGCGGTTTGCGTTGCGACCAAGGACGAGGACAACCTTGCCATCGTGCGAAAATGTTGTATCGCCAGGTCGAGGGCGGGACGGACGGAGTTTCAATCGACGAGAACGCCGAACGATCCGGACAACACATCCTTCGTCTGCAGACTGAAGATAGCCCTGAAGACGTTCGCCTGCGGCTTGAGTGATTGTCAGCATGAAATCAACCTTCGAACTGATGAAATCGAAATTGGAAAGCGACGGCCCGACGTGAAAAAACCGCCGCAACAGCGAATCTGTGCGGCGGTTGCTTGTTGATCATTGGGCGAACAGACCGAGCGGTCGATACTCCCGGTCTATCCCAAAAGACCTAGTAGCGACGCTTGCCGCCTCCACCGCCGTATCCACCACCGCCACTTCGGCGTTCACGGGGTCGAGCTTCGTTGACAGTCAGTGAGCGACCACCCACTTCGGTACCGTTCAATCCATCGATCGCTGCGTCGCCGCCATCGGCCATTTCCACGAAACCAAAGCCGCGTGAACGACCGGTTTCCCGATCCATCACGACTTGAGCGGACGTCACGGTCCCGTAGGACTCAAACGTGTCGCGTAGGCCGTCCGACGTGGTGTCGAACGAGAGGTTTCCAACGTACAAATTCTTGCTCATACTAATCCCTTGCGAGCCTGCTTAGTGATCTTAAAGTCCAGGCCCATCCCAAAAAAATCCAGCACCATCCCATGATGGAGTGGAAAGGTCCATAACTCTCACGGCTCAACGCGTTCGCGACCAATCGGCTTCGACAAGACGGACCGAGACCCCAAAATTGGAGGTCAACATGCCAGAGATGCAAGGAGCAGACGAGCACACTCGTGCTAAAAATTCACTGGCTCGTCAATTGAGAGGTTGCCGGGCTTGATTCCAAGGCAGCAACACAAGAAGAGAAAAGCAAAGTGATACCGTGTGGTTGTGAGGTCGAAAGAAGTTTTCTTTTCATTCGACTGGAAGGTAAGTATATCACCATTG
It includes:
- a CDS encoding OprO/OprP family phosphate-selective porin; this encodes MRQISLPVSSYHAVIALILLLGLGSGSLAVAQETTPPTMGLDVQELLQRLENAEQRIQELESRPDQLSGPNGDGGLTGTANVDLTPQYPVNFLQNAPPAPSGTVGTELEPDAIPGLEPITEQSDDDEDEDQSSFSEQLDDLSDRLDEHEGIIKSLNSDVDGFVLSGTSTSTMKVAGRVHIDGWGYPGDSPGVNVFEYGDPEFTPQNRLGFRRIRFGVRGKVEDQMNYRIEMEFASGNDVEFRDVWIGFEDLPIFQTLLIGNQKRPYGLDHINSSRYNVFIERPFIIEAFNIDARRLGIESYGVSDDEVFNWRFGVFNQRLIQDEGQYISDHLQGQVAGRFASTYWWDEETDGRYYAHAAIAGTIAEPDGDPNPVQAANEARFRHRPEARTVSRWLDTEAIAGADWYRLLALEHVVNFGPLQIVGEYQFNTVSRTDIILPPGIDEDVFLHGGYVYASYFLTGEHMPWERKTGMLGRIKPFENFYLADQLSGNCGEGKSGWGAWQVAARYSYADLTDEDIFGGVGESITLGMVWYWNANANLQANYIWGNISERMVEVDDQVFTEGDYEALGVRARIDF
- a CDS encoding TIGR01457 family HAD-type hydrolase — translated: MAEGYLIDMDGVIYRGSQLIPGADRFINHLLDNDIPFLFLTNNSQRTRRDVAKKLDRMGITVPESHVYTCAMATARFLAQQKPHGTAYVIGEGGLLQALHLNGYAIVDHDPDYVVVGEGRSFNFEMLETAVKMISRGAKLIATNMDPNCPTQDGLRPGCGAIVATLEAATGRKAFSVGKPSPIMMRAAQTELGLEAHETIMIGDTMETDILGGIQVGYRTVLVLSGGTAEEDLVNFTYRPDEIIESVNDLVDNALCVV
- a CDS encoding RNA recognition motif domain-containing protein, with protein sequence MSKNLYVGNLSFDTTSDGLRDTFESYGTVTSAQVVMDRETGRSRGFGFVEMADGGDAAIDGLNGTEVGGRSLTVNEARPRERRSGGGGYGGGGGKRRY